One window from the genome of Xiphophorus hellerii strain 12219 chromosome 16, Xiphophorus_hellerii-4.1, whole genome shotgun sequence encodes:
- the arf2a gene encoding ARF GTPase 2a, with protein sequence MGNFSSLFKGLFGKKEMRILMVGLDAAGKTTILYKLKLGEIVTTIPTIGFNVETVEFKNISFTVWDVGGQDKIRPLWRHYFQNTQGLIFVVDSNDRERVGEAKEELMRMLAEDELRDAVLLVFANKQDLPNAMNAAEITDKLSLHSLRHRNWYIQATCATSGDGLYEGLDWLSSQLRNAK encoded by the exons ATGGGGAACTTTTCCAGCCTCTTTAAGGGACtgtttggaaagaaagaaatgcgAATTCTGATGGTCGGACTAGATGCTGCCGGTAAGACCACCATCCTGTACAAGCTCAAACTGGGAGAAATTGTTACCACCATTCCTACCATCG GTTTTAATGTTGAGACTGTAGAATTCAAGAATATCAGTTTTACGGTTTGGGATGTTGGTGGCCAGGACAAGATCCGGCCCCTCTGGAGGCATTATTTCCAGAACACACAAG gccTTATCTTTGTAGTGGACAGCAATGACAGGGAGCGAGTGGGTGAAGCAAAGGAGGAGCTGATGCGAATGCTGGCAGAAGATGAACTGAGGGATGCCGTGCTGCTTGTGTTTGCTAATAAACAG GATTTGCCGAACGCCATGAACGCAGCTGAGATCACTGACAAGCTGAGCCTTCACTCTCTCCGTCACCGCAACTGGTACATCCAGGCCACATGCGCTACCAGTGGAGATGGGCTGTACGAGGGTCTGGACTGGCTTTCGAGCCAGCTAAGGAACGCAAAATGA
- the wnt9b gene encoding protein Wnt-9b: protein MRSRLPGTACLLRTIGLCILLSNTAAYFGLTGREPLVLLPGPFSNEAPSGKAHLKQCEQMSLTRRQKRMCRREPGLAETLRESVRLGQLECRYQFRNERWNCTLDGRGSLLKRAFKETAFLLAVSSAALTHALAKACSSGRMERCTCDDSPGIQHREAWQWGVCGDNLKYSTKFLKKFLGQKRVSKDLRAQVDAHNINVGIRAVKSGLKTTCKCHGVSGSCAVRTCWKQLSPFHDTGRLLKYRYDNAVRVLSVTNAATGETELAGPRRHGQSPRNTDLVYLEDSPSFCRPSRYSPGTGGRSCTKDTSCQSLCCGRGYNTAMRLTSLSCHCQVRWCCHVECQTCVREEEVYTCKNA, encoded by the exons ATGCGCTCCAGGCTCCCAGGGACCGCCTGCCTATTGCGAACAATTGGACTCTGCATCCTCCTCTCGAACACTGCAGCTTACTTTGG GCTGACAGGCCGAGAGCCACTGGTGCTTTTACCAGGTCCATTTTCCAATGAAGCTCCATCGGGGAAGGCCCACCTGAAGCAGTGCGAGCAGATGAGTCTGACCAGGCGGCAGAAGAGGATGTGCCGCAGAGAGCCCGGTTTAGCCGAGACGCTCCGGGAGTCGGTGCGCCTCGGCCAGTTGGAGTGTCGCTATCAATTCAGAAACGAGCGCTGGAACTGCACCTTGGATGGCCGAGGAAGCCTCCTAAAAAGAG CATTTAAGGAGACTGCCTTCCTTCTGGCTGTGTCCTCCGCTGCTCTAACCCATGCACTCGCCAAAGCTTGCAGCTCAGGCCGGATGGAGAGGTGCACATGTGACGACTCCCCTGGGATCCAGCACAGAGAAGCGTGGCAATGGGGGGTCTGTGGAGACAACCTGAAATACAGCACCAAGTTCCTCAAAAAGTTCCTCGGCCAAAAGAGGGTCAGCAAAGACCTTAGGGCGCAGGTCGATGCCCACAACATCAACGTTGGTATCCGG GCAGTGAAGAGTGGGCTGAAAACAACCTGCAAATGTCACGGAGTCTCCGGCTCCTGTGCCGTACGGACTTGCTGGAAGCAGCTGTCCCCTTTCCATGACACTGGGCGGCTGCTGAAGTATAGATACGACAACGCCGTGAGAGTGTTGAGCGTCACCAACGCGGCCACAGGAGAGACTGAGCTTGCGGGGCCCAGACGCCACGGCCAGAGCCCCAGGAACACCGACCTGGTCTACCTGGAGGACTCCCCCAGCTTCTGCAGGCCTTCCCGCTACTCGCCTGGCACGGGGGGCCGGTCGTGCACCAAGGACACGAGCTGTCAGAGTCTGTGCTGTGGACGCGGCTACAACACGGCCATGAGGCTCACCAGCCTATCCTGCCACTGCCAGGTGCGCTGGTGCTGCCATGTGGAGTGCCAGACGTGCGTGAGGGAAGAGGAGGTGTACACCTGCAAGAATGCATAA